A single Glutamicibacter arilaitensis Re117 DNA region contains:
- a CDS encoding recombinase family protein, translating to MKDAQSGPLKIAGYVRVSTDKQDISPEMQRAALEREALLKGYELTLVEELAVSAATMTKRPLMQQLLAALKDGSFDGLMVAKLDRLSRSMEDGTRILADSQRQGWRIICLDLGVDTATVMGAGLFNMALNFAEIERKLIGKRTSEAMQQKAADGQHMGRVSVLPHAVMLRIHDLHRGGLSLRQIVERLEAEQVPTAKGVRWHASTVRSVLSSVTLQRLLNDSSIAPREAIEA from the coding sequence ATGAAGGATGCACAGAGTGGACCACTCAAGATCGCGGGATACGTTCGAGTTTCTACGGACAAGCAAGACATCAGTCCAGAAATGCAGCGGGCTGCACTTGAACGGGAGGCTCTTCTAAAGGGGTATGAGCTGACCCTGGTTGAAGAGCTTGCGGTCTCAGCGGCGACCATGACGAAAAGGCCTTTGATGCAGCAGCTACTCGCAGCATTGAAAGATGGGTCATTTGACGGGCTGATGGTGGCGAAGCTCGACCGGCTTTCGCGCAGCATGGAGGACGGTACACGGATTCTGGCTGATTCTCAGCGCCAGGGATGGAGGATCATCTGCCTAGATCTGGGAGTTGATACCGCGACAGTGATGGGTGCTGGGTTGTTCAATATGGCATTGAACTTCGCCGAGATCGAGCGAAAGCTGATTGGGAAGCGAACATCTGAAGCCATGCAACAGAAGGCAGCGGATGGTCAGCACATGGGCCGGGTCTCGGTGTTGCCACATGCTGTCATGCTGCGCATTCATGATTTACATCGGGGAGGGCTTTCGCTGCGGCAAATCGTTGAGCGCCTGGAAGCCGAGCAAGTGCCAACAGCCAAGGGCGTGCGCTGGCATGCCTCTACAGTGCGATCTGTTCTTAGCTCGGTGACGCTGCAGCGACTGCTCAATGACTCTTCAATTGCTCCACGCGAAGCTATCGAAGCCTAG